A stretch of Crossiella cryophila DNA encodes these proteins:
- a CDS encoding AfsR/SARP family transcriptional regulator, whose protein sequence is MSETVLRLFGHLELWHADRPLPLPPARPQALLTALALWRGQWCDTDRLVGTLWGEHPPPSALVNLRAFICQWRKLLTPQNTLSIDSRRGAYRLNPGDTVIDIAEFETLLADGDRALAAVDPGTAASRFEAALELWRGTPFSALGLCALAEQTRLTELRDRGRSGLVTALLAQDRHAEAVTVLRQAVAAQPYDERVWARLVSTLEVAGRRADALAAYRHIQGLLWEELGIAPGRELQAARLRVLAPTS, encoded by the coding sequence ATGAGCGAGACCGTGCTCCGGTTGTTCGGCCACCTGGAGTTGTGGCACGCGGACCGGCCGCTACCGCTGCCACCGGCCAGACCCCAGGCCCTGCTGACCGCACTGGCACTCTGGCGCGGCCAGTGGTGCGATACCGACCGATTGGTAGGGACGCTGTGGGGCGAGCACCCACCCCCGTCCGCGCTGGTCAACCTGCGCGCCTTCATCTGCCAGTGGCGCAAGCTACTGACCCCCCAGAACACCCTGTCCATCGACAGTAGACGCGGCGCCTATCGCCTCAACCCTGGCGACACCGTCATCGACATCGCCGAGTTCGAAACCCTGCTCGCCGACGGCGACCGCGCCCTGGCCGCGGTGGACCCCGGCACCGCGGCCAGCCGGTTCGAGGCCGCCCTGGAGCTGTGGCGCGGCACGCCGTTCAGCGCGCTGGGGCTGTGCGCGCTGGCCGAACAAACCCGGCTGACCGAGCTACGGGACCGCGGCCGCTCCGGGCTGGTGACCGCGTTGCTGGCGCAGGACCGGCACGCGGAGGCGGTCACGGTGCTGCGCCAGGCGGTGGCGGCGCAACCGTATGACGAGCGGGTGTGGGCGCGGCTGGTGAGCACGCTGGAGGTGGCGGGGCGGCGGGCGGACGCGCTGGCGGCGTACCGGCACATCCAGGGGCTGCTGTGGGAGGAGCTGGGGATCGCGCCGGGGCGGGAACTCCAGGCCGCCCGGCTGCGGGTGCTGGCGCCGACCTCCTGA
- a CDS encoding cytochrome P450: protein MTTQDMPALPFDRPTILDIPPMLRILQAERPITKVRTMMGDEAWLVTRYDEAKYLFTDPRLIRSHPDPENAAKVSESAMMGGPVGTYETEDYDHTLMRSLLGGSFSAKRMRMLRPRIGGLVDDLLDEMAKKTPPVDLHQELAFPLPVLVICELLGVPYEDREQFRIWSEGAADMFNGEHSLEQLTELRAYTGSLIEKRRKDPGEDVISDIARAYDEGKLNMDYAVGLATGLLFAGHMTTVVLVEFGTLHLLTYPEQRQRMLDDPALVEPAVEEMLRFTDAGGGNFVRYARDEIKIGDVTINFGEAVLISGIAANRDPRFWDDPDTFDIGRETNSHLSFGSGRHLCIGATLARVELEAVFSRLFQRFPTMRLAVPVEELELLDNLLPGGLVSLPVTW, encoded by the coding sequence ATGACCACCCAGGACATGCCCGCCCTGCCCTTCGACCGTCCGACCATCCTGGACATCCCGCCGATGCTGCGGATCCTCCAGGCCGAGCGCCCGATCACCAAGGTGCGCACCATGATGGGCGATGAGGCCTGGCTGGTCACCCGCTACGACGAGGCCAAGTACCTGTTCACCGACCCGCGCCTGATCCGCTCGCACCCGGACCCGGAGAACGCGGCCAAGGTCAGCGAGTCGGCGATGATGGGCGGCCCGGTCGGCACCTACGAGACCGAGGACTACGACCACACCCTGATGCGCTCCCTGCTCGGCGGTTCCTTCTCCGCCAAGCGGATGCGGATGCTGCGGCCCCGGATCGGCGGCCTGGTCGACGACCTGCTGGACGAGATGGCCAAGAAGACCCCGCCGGTGGACCTGCACCAGGAACTCGCCTTCCCGTTGCCGGTGCTGGTGATCTGCGAACTGCTGGGCGTGCCGTATGAGGACCGCGAGCAGTTCCGGATCTGGTCCGAGGGCGCCGCGGACATGTTCAACGGCGAGCACTCGCTGGAACAACTCACCGAACTGCGTGCCTACACCGGATCGCTGATCGAGAAGCGCCGCAAGGACCCCGGCGAGGACGTGATCTCCGACATCGCCCGCGCCTACGACGAGGGCAAGCTGAACATGGACTACGCGGTCGGCCTGGCCACCGGCCTGCTCTTCGCCGGCCACATGACCACCGTGGTGCTGGTCGAGTTCGGCACCCTGCACCTGTTGACCTATCCCGAACAGCGCCAGCGGATGCTCGACGACCCGGCACTGGTGGAGCCCGCGGTGGAGGAGATGCTGCGGTTCACCGACGCCGGCGGCGGCAACTTCGTCCGCTACGCCCGCGACGAGATCAAGATCGGCGACGTCACCATCAACTTCGGCGAGGCGGTGCTGATCAGCGGCATCGCCGCCAACCGGGACCCGCGCTTCTGGGACGACCCGGACACCTTCGACATCGGCCGGGAGACCAACTCGCACCTGTCCTTCGGCAGCGGCAGGCACCTGTGCATTGGCGCGACCCTGGCCAGGGTGGAGCTGGAGGCGGTGTTCAGCCGGTTGTTCCAACGCTTCCCGACCATGCGGTTGGCGGTGCCGGTGGAGGAACTCGAACTCCTGGACAACCTGCTGCCGGGCGGGTTGGTGAGCCTGCCGGTCACCTGGTAG
- a CDS encoding BTAD domain-containing putative transcriptional regulator produces the protein MLFRVFGVLEVHGPAGVLAFAADKPRRMLSALLLHANRWVPDDELIEAIWPAGPPPSAAGNLKSYVSQVRKLLAPVDTHANRLERQPGAYRLTVARAELDTMTFADLIGQAGAALAADPACAVALVTEALALWRGEPFESLEIEAAKVELARLTELRWSARTTLADALVAAGRHSEAIGQLRAMTTEDPLKEPTWLRLLDALDAGGRRAEALLAYQDARRVIVDELGIEPGTALRAAHQRLLAADEPSTPSKRQPAPAPPRPAPAPTGRSVEAPAPTGRLVDAPAPTARSVDAPAPTARSVPAPPPSRRRPRRSRVIVAASLALTAVLAAGLVIAIQWWPKTSGGAAITAADRYGWGIPAHAAEFSTGLDGWTPAGPRPGHEGRGQQIPERVSVRDDLVTITGDASGNTGYLTRNEGTFRGRWEARVRLPPGCACYRPLLTLWPVANDSPAGGEIVYLEVFDPERQRAQFFLSSGKYPDRYNAQRAVDLTQWNHFAVEWTEHGLTGYVNGEKWFHTAEQDRLPPRRMRPTIKLDLAQENDLRPASMEIDWIRQYPV, from the coding sequence GTGCTGTTCCGGGTATTCGGCGTACTCGAGGTGCACGGGCCTGCCGGGGTGCTGGCCTTCGCCGCGGACAAGCCCCGCCGGATGTTGTCCGCCCTGCTGCTGCACGCCAACCGCTGGGTGCCCGACGACGAGTTGATCGAGGCGATCTGGCCCGCGGGCCCGCCCCCGTCGGCGGCGGGCAACCTGAAGAGCTACGTGAGCCAGGTGCGCAAACTGCTCGCCCCGGTCGACACGCACGCCAACCGCCTGGAACGACAGCCCGGCGCCTACCGGCTCACCGTGGCCCGCGCCGAACTCGACACGATGACCTTCGCGGACCTCATCGGCCAGGCAGGCGCCGCGCTCGCGGCGGACCCGGCGTGTGCGGTGGCGCTGGTGACCGAGGCGCTGGCGCTGTGGCGCGGTGAGCCGTTCGAGTCACTGGAGATCGAGGCGGCCAAGGTCGAACTGGCCCGGCTGACCGAGTTGCGCTGGTCGGCCCGCACCACCCTGGCCGACGCACTGGTCGCGGCGGGCAGGCACAGCGAGGCCATCGGCCAGCTGCGCGCGATGACCACCGAGGACCCGCTCAAGGAACCGACCTGGCTACGTCTGCTGGACGCGCTGGACGCGGGCGGCCGCCGGGCCGAGGCGCTGCTGGCCTACCAGGACGCGCGCCGGGTCATCGTGGACGAACTCGGCATCGAGCCGGGCACCGCGTTACGCGCGGCCCACCAACGCCTGCTGGCGGCCGACGAACCCAGCACACCGAGCAAGCGCCAACCAGCGCCCGCACCACCCAGGCCCGCGCCCGCGCCGACCGGACGGTCGGTAGAGGCACCTGCGCCGACCGGACGGTTGGTAGACGCACCCGCGCCGACCGCTCGGTCGGTAGACGCGCCCGCGCCGACCGCTCGGTCGGTACCCGCGCCACCGCCGAGCAGGCGGCGGCCGCGCCGGTCCCGGGTGATCGTGGCCGCCTCGCTCGCGCTGACCGCGGTGCTGGCCGCCGGACTGGTGATCGCCATCCAGTGGTGGCCGAAGACCTCCGGCGGAGCCGCGATCACCGCCGCCGACCGGTACGGCTGGGGCATCCCGGCGCACGCCGCCGAGTTCAGCACCGGTCTGGACGGCTGGACCCCGGCCGGTCCCAGACCGGGTCACGAGGGCCGAGGGCAGCAAATCCCGGAGCGGGTGAGCGTCCGGGACGACCTGGTGACCATCACCGGCGACGCCAGCGGCAACACCGGCTACCTGACCCGCAACGAAGGCACCTTCCGCGGCCGCTGGGAAGCCCGCGTCCGGCTCCCTCCCGGCTGCGCCTGCTACCGCCCGCTGCTCACCCTGTGGCCGGTCGCCAACGACTCCCCGGCCGGCGGCGAGATCGTCTACCTGGAGGTCTTCGACCCGGAACGGCAACGCGCGCAGTTCTTCCTGTCCAGCGGCAAATACCCGGACCGGTACAACGCCCAGCGCGCGGTCGACCTGACCCAGTGGAACCACTTCGCGGTCGAATGGACCGAGCACGGCCTCACCGGCTACGTCAACGGCGAGAAGTGGTTCCACACCGCGGAGCAGGACCGGCTGCCACCCCGCCGGATGCGCCCGACCATCAAGTTGGACCTGGCACAGGAGAACGACCTGCGACCGGCCAGCATGGAGATCGACTGGATCCGCCAGTACCCGGTGTGA
- a CDS encoding aldo/keto reductase: MERNTVEKRVLGRTGRQVGVVGLGAWQLGADWGEVEEDQALAVLEAAAAAGMTLIDTADVYGDGRSERLVGQFLASHGDGITVATKMGRRVEQDPANYTLDNFRAWTDRSRTNLGVDTLDLVQLHCPPTAVFSSDEVFDNLDTLVAEKRIAAYGVSVETRAEALTAIARPGVASVQIILNMLRLAPLAEVLPAAAAAGVGILARVPLASGLLSGRYNENTVFAANDHRTYNRHGEAFDVGETFSGVDYTTGLEAVRRLAPLVPDAATMAQFALRWIIDQPGVSVVIPGARNAEQARGNAAAADLAPLDEQTLATVREVYDELIAPQVANRW, translated from the coding sequence ATGGAGAGGAACACGGTGGAGAAGCGAGTTCTGGGGCGGACCGGCAGGCAGGTCGGCGTGGTCGGGCTGGGCGCCTGGCAGCTCGGCGCGGACTGGGGCGAGGTCGAGGAGGACCAGGCCCTGGCCGTGCTGGAGGCGGCCGCCGCGGCGGGCATGACGCTGATCGACACCGCCGACGTCTACGGCGACGGCCGCAGCGAACGCCTGGTCGGCCAGTTCCTGGCCTCCCACGGCGACGGCATCACCGTGGCCACCAAGATGGGCCGCCGGGTCGAACAGGACCCGGCCAACTACACCCTGGACAACTTCCGCGCCTGGACCGACCGCTCCCGCACCAACCTGGGCGTGGACACCCTGGACCTGGTCCAGCTGCACTGCCCGCCCACCGCGGTCTTCTCCTCGGACGAGGTCTTCGACAACCTGGACACCCTGGTCGCGGAGAAGCGGATCGCCGCCTACGGCGTCAGCGTGGAGACCAGGGCCGAAGCCCTGACCGCGATCGCCCGCCCCGGCGTGGCCAGCGTGCAGATCATCCTCAACATGCTCCGCCTGGCCCCCCTCGCCGAGGTCCTGCCTGCCGCCGCGGCAGCGGGCGTCGGCATCCTGGCCCGCGTCCCGTTGGCCAGCGGCCTGCTTTCCGGCCGGTACAACGAGAACACCGTCTTCGCCGCGAACGACCACCGCACCTACAACCGGCACGGCGAGGCCTTCGACGTCGGCGAGACCTTCTCCGGCGTCGACTACACCACCGGCCTGGAAGCCGTGCGGCGCCTGGCCCCGCTGGTCCCGGACGCGGCGACGATGGCGCAGTTCGCGCTGCGCTGGATCATCGACCAGCCCGGGGTGAGTGTGGTGATCCCGGGCGCTCGCAACGCCGAACAGGCCCGCGGCAACGCCGCCGCGGCCGATCTCGCGCCACTGGACGAGCAGACCCTGGCCACGGTGCGCGAGGTCTACGACGAGCTGATCGCCCCGCAGGTCGCCAACCGCTGGTAG
- a CDS encoding DMT family transporter: MAWVVLVISGVFEAVWAVALSVSDGLRRPVPTIVFVVGLVLSMGGLAYALRQIPVGTGYLAWVGIGAVGATVYGMVANQDPVTVARVLCLGLVVAGVVGLKVL, from the coding sequence ATGGCGTGGGTTGTGCTGGTCATTTCCGGTGTTTTCGAGGCGGTGTGGGCGGTCGCGCTCAGCGTGTCCGACGGTCTGCGCCGCCCGGTGCCGACGATCGTGTTCGTGGTGGGGCTGGTGCTGAGCATGGGCGGACTGGCCTACGCGTTGCGCCAGATCCCGGTCGGCACCGGTTATCTGGCCTGGGTGGGCATTGGCGCGGTGGGCGCGACCGTCTACGGCATGGTGGCCAACCAGGATCCGGTGACCGTGGCCAGGGTGCTCTGCCTCGGGCTGGTCGTGGCCGGTGTGGTGGGGCTGAAGGTGCTGTGA
- a CDS encoding alpha/beta fold hydrolase — translation MHGGQTIEQRAAEFHRVHRTKDLGEWRYYTAGAGEAVLLLPGGAGIGIGWLDLALALHPAYRTVTVDYPPTAATLAQLADGVLTVLDAEGIGRVHLVGQSAGGMLAEVLIQRAPERVASVVFSGTGLYGAEDVDRLAGKVDGIRNTPWEQTIDAARTALRAVWQGSAEGEFWIGQVEAGYRRSGRDGLANSLAMLLDLARDSGALRPGWDGPALFLAAEDDPLITATHRQRLLDLHPGHTLRLFPDGGHSLLITRPADYLAEISAHLAAVV, via the coding sequence ATGCATGGGGGCCAGACGATCGAGCAGCGCGCGGCGGAGTTCCACCGGGTGCACCGGACCAAGGACCTGGGCGAGTGGCGGTACTACACCGCGGGCGCGGGCGAGGCGGTGCTGCTGTTGCCCGGTGGCGCGGGCATCGGCATCGGCTGGCTGGATCTCGCGCTCGCGCTGCACCCCGCCTACCGCACGGTCACCGTCGACTACCCGCCGACCGCGGCCACCCTGGCCCAGCTCGCCGACGGGGTCCTGACCGTCCTGGACGCCGAGGGCATCGGCCGGGTGCACCTGGTCGGGCAGTCCGCGGGCGGCATGCTGGCCGAGGTGCTGATCCAGCGGGCGCCGGAGCGGGTGGCCTCGGTGGTGTTCAGCGGGACCGGGCTCTACGGCGCGGAGGACGTGGACCGGCTGGCGGGCAAGGTCGACGGGATCCGGAACACGCCGTGGGAGCAGACCATCGACGCCGCGCGGACCGCGTTGCGTGCCGTCTGGCAGGGCTCGGCCGAGGGTGAGTTCTGGATCGGCCAGGTCGAGGCGGGCTACCGGCGGTCCGGGCGGGATGGGCTGGCCAACTCCCTGGCCATGCTGCTTGATCTCGCCCGCGACTCCGGCGCACTGCGACCAGGCTGGGACGGTCCGGCGTTGTTCCTGGCCGCCGAGGACGACCCGTTGATCACCGCGACCCATCGGCAGCGGCTGCTCGACCTGCACCCCGGGCACACGCTGCGGCTCTTCCCCGACGGTGGGCACTCGCTGCTGATCACCCGGCCCGCCGACTACCTGGCCGAGATCAGCGCGCACCTGGCGGCCGTGGTCTGA
- a CDS encoding cytochrome P450, whose protein sequence is MTDTLRDAIRYRLPDLVAPFPPPPRRADWAGLRARTCRWGERHGVISLRGRGRLLGSNLLDLGGAMLGGADPGRASVLLDWFLWMLLLDDRVDNGPWAEQDGLAAFAVAVAEATRPTALPPPIRPPDPAAAEPMSAVLANDLWPRTAALGGLDWQRRFTRHLAEHLAAQRESVRLRGLPDAVLPESAYAPLRRALFGADVFFDLIEVLDGPESEPNESTQRLRECAADAIAWTNDVYSLEKDLGFGESANLVLVLRNELDLSWQQAVDAAEQAIMRRTKEFERLAAQAESSFPRRLGETIRASLDWHRDSSRYRRQQAIPGPALDLVDSARTVPSLLWPDCEHDPYAFYALLRNRFPLFYDEPIDTWLLSRYEDVRLVLTDPRFNSANYVWQLAPVVGPTIMQMDGPEHSKHRAVITPAFLGKALAGLRVEVQRITDDLVAGVLERLRHGPVDLVEHFTRLLPHRTVISVLGLPPADEAHFLRWFPTQISFLANDRQDPSLFARGRTVRAEFSAYLDDQIAQRRRNPGPDLLSNLCQATVDGQPLADELIRGFCANLVGAGSESTDKAMASYLVNLLENPLALNEVRADPAEVTPRAWAESLRRNPPFHVVSRQTSEAVELPIGRIPAGATVGCVVGSANRDPVRFPDPDAYDLTRFAEATVAREFTARASQLSLGAGRHFCLGARLSLVEAEIGVGTLLRALPTLRWAPGFTPREIGRLVRAPAELLVVAP, encoded by the coding sequence ATGACGGATACGCTGCGTGACGCGATTCGCTACCGGCTGCCGGACCTGGTCGCCCCGTTCCCACCTCCGCCGCGCCGGGCCGACTGGGCCGGTTTGCGGGCGCGGACCTGCCGGTGGGGCGAGCGGCACGGGGTGATCAGCCTGCGCGGGCGTGGGCGGCTGCTCGGGTCGAATCTGCTGGACCTGGGTGGCGCGATGCTGGGCGGCGCCGACCCGGGGCGGGCCTCGGTGCTGCTGGACTGGTTCCTGTGGATGCTGCTGCTGGACGACCGGGTGGACAACGGTCCGTGGGCGGAGCAGGACGGGCTGGCCGCCTTCGCCGTCGCGGTGGCCGAGGCGACCCGGCCGACAGCGCTCCCACCGCCGATCCGGCCGCCTGATCCCGCCGCCGCCGAGCCGATGAGCGCGGTGCTGGCCAACGACCTGTGGCCACGCACCGCCGCTCTGGGCGGGCTTGACTGGCAACGGCGGTTCACCCGGCACCTGGCCGAACATCTTGCCGCGCAAAGGGAATCGGTCCGACTGCGTGGCCTGCCGGACGCCGTGCTGCCGGAATCCGCCTACGCCCCGCTGCGTCGGGCGCTCTTCGGCGCGGACGTCTTCTTCGACCTCATCGAGGTGCTGGACGGTCCGGAGTCCGAACCGAACGAGTCCACCCAGCGCCTGCGGGAGTGCGCCGCGGACGCGATCGCCTGGACCAACGACGTGTACTCGCTGGAGAAGGATCTCGGCTTCGGCGAGTCGGCGAACCTGGTGCTGGTGCTCAGGAACGAGCTGGACCTGTCCTGGCAACAGGCCGTGGACGCCGCCGAGCAGGCGATCATGCGGCGCACCAAGGAGTTCGAACGCCTTGCGGCGCAAGCGGAAAGCTCGTTCCCGCGACGGCTGGGCGAGACGATCCGCGCCTCGCTGGACTGGCATCGGGACAGCAGTCGCTACCGCAGGCAGCAGGCCATTCCCGGTCCGGCGCTGGACCTGGTGGACAGTGCGCGCACGGTGCCGAGTCTGCTGTGGCCGGACTGCGAGCACGACCCGTACGCCTTCTATGCCTTGCTGCGCAACCGTTTCCCACTCTTCTACGACGAGCCGATCGACACCTGGTTGCTGAGTCGCTACGAGGACGTCCGCCTCGTCCTCACCGATCCCCGGTTCAACTCGGCCAACTACGTCTGGCAGCTCGCGCCGGTGGTCGGCCCCACCATCATGCAGATGGACGGCCCGGAACACAGCAAGCACCGCGCGGTGATCACCCCCGCCTTCCTCGGCAAGGCACTGGCCGGGCTGCGGGTGGAGGTCCAGCGGATCACCGACGACCTGGTGGCCGGGGTGCTGGAGCGGTTGCGGCACGGGCCGGTCGACCTGGTCGAGCACTTCACCCGGCTGCTGCCGCACCGCACGGTGATCTCCGTGCTCGGCCTGCCGCCCGCCGACGAAGCCCATTTCCTGCGCTGGTTCCCGACCCAGATCTCCTTCCTGGCCAACGATCGGCAGGACCCGTCCCTGTTCGCGCGGGGCCGCACCGTGCGCGCGGAGTTCTCCGCCTACCTCGACGACCAGATCGCCCAGCGCCGCCGGAATCCTGGCCCCGACCTGCTTTCCAACCTGTGTCAGGCCACTGTGGACGGACAGCCGCTGGCCGACGAGTTGATCAGGGGCTTCTGCGCCAACCTGGTCGGCGCGGGCAGTGAGAGCACCGACAAGGCGATGGCCTCCTACCTGGTCAACCTGCTGGAGAACCCGTTGGCGCTAAACGAAGTCCGGGCTGATCCGGCCGAGGTCACCCCGCGGGCCTGGGCGGAGAGCCTGCGGCGCAACCCGCCCTTCCACGTGGTCAGCAGGCAGACCAGCGAGGCGGTCGAGCTGCCGATCGGGCGGATCCCGGCGGGGGCCACCGTCGGCTGCGTGGTGGGCTCGGCCAACCGCGATCCGGTGCGCTTCCCCGACCCGGACGCCTACGACCTCACCAGGTTCGCCGAGGCCACGGTGGCCAGGGAGTTCACCGCCAGGGCCAGTCAGCTGAGCCTGGGCGCGGGCAGGCACTTCTGTCTGGGCGCCCGATTGTCCTTGGTGGAGGCCGAGATCGGCGTCGGCACCCTGCTGCGCGCCCTGCCCACCCTGCGCTGGGCACCCGGCTTCACCCCCCGGGAGATCGGCAGGCTGGTGCGGGCACCCGCGGAGCTGCTCGTGGTCGCGCCCTGA
- a CDS encoding SDR family oxidoreductase, whose amino-acid sequence MDSRDDRYIAGAPAPISVVTGAGSGVGRAVARELLAAGHRVALAGRRPEALTETAGDTAPDSVLVVPTDVTRPESVEALFTAVRERWGRLDVLFNNAGVNAPATPLAEFTLDQWQRVLDTNLTGAFLCAQAAFRLMRDQDPQGGRIINNGSISAQVPRPNAIAYNASKHAITGLTKSISLEGRAFGIACGQIDIGNAATELTERMKAGVLQADGSVAPEPTMDVTHVAEAVRYMAGLPLAANVQFMTVMATTMPLIGRG is encoded by the coding sequence GTGGACAGTAGAGACGACCGGTACATCGCCGGTGCACCAGCGCCGATCTCCGTGGTGACCGGCGCGGGCTCGGGCGTCGGCCGCGCGGTCGCCCGCGAACTGCTCGCCGCCGGGCACCGGGTGGCACTCGCGGGTCGCCGCCCCGAGGCACTGACCGAGACCGCGGGCGACACCGCACCCGACTCGGTCCTGGTGGTGCCCACCGACGTCACCAGACCCGAGTCGGTGGAGGCGTTGTTCACCGCCGTGCGCGAGCGCTGGGGCCGCCTCGACGTGCTGTTCAACAACGCCGGCGTCAACGCACCGGCCACTCCCCTGGCCGAGTTCACCCTCGATCAGTGGCAACGGGTGCTGGACACCAACCTCACCGGCGCGTTCCTGTGTGCCCAGGCCGCGTTCCGGCTCATGCGGGACCAGGATCCGCAGGGTGGGCGGATCATCAACAACGGCTCGATCTCCGCCCAGGTGCCGCGGCCGAACGCGATCGCCTACAACGCCAGCAAGCACGCGATCACCGGGTTGACCAAGTCGATCTCGTTGGAGGGCAGGGCTTTCGGCATCGCCTGCGGGCAGATCGACATCGGCAACGCGGCCACCGAGCTGACCGAGCGGATGAAGGCCGGGGTGCTCCAGGCCGACGGGTCGGTGGCGCCGGAGCCGACCATGGACGTGACGCATGTGGCCGAGGCGGTGCGCTACATGGCCGGTCTGCCCCTGGCCGCCAACGTGCAGTTCATGACCGTGATGGCCACGACCATGCCGTTGATCGGCCGGGGCTGA
- a CDS encoding cellulase family glycosylhydrolase, producing the protein MALRPRLLALLAALALAAPTPALANAVAVATEYQAETATISNGVVESNHAGFTGTGFVNYDNETGSYVEFTVNAATAGPATLIFRYANGTTANRPLNVTVNGRAAVSGLAFPGTGAWTTWRTATASVTLTAGANKIRGTATTANGGPNLDRLDAETASGEPDTEPPTIPGNLRSTAVSATSVTLAWNPSTDNVGVAGYEVQRDGVTAGNPTDTGTTVSGLSPNTNYTFSVRAKDAAGNLSGWSASIQVKTSTGGGGGRPADINGQLHVCGVKLCNQYGKPIQLRGMSTHGIQWYSQCVKTASLDALATDWGGDVLRIAMYIQEGGYETDPRKFTDMVHGYIEEATKRGMYALVDWHQLTPGDPNYNLARAKTFFTEIAQRHKDKTNIIYDIANEPNGTAWAKIKTYAEQMIPVIRAQDPDGVVFVGTHGWGSFGISDGRDESDIINNPINATNFMYTFHFYAASHHDEYFNSLQRAASRIPIFITEFGTQTSSGDGGNDFAYSQKYLDFLAANKIGWTNWNFSDDNRSGAVFKPGTCAGSNFTGTGVLKPAGIWIRDRMRTPDEFPTG; encoded by the coding sequence GTGGCACTCCGCCCCCGATTACTCGCCCTGTTGGCGGCCTTGGCATTGGCAGCGCCAACCCCAGCCCTGGCCAACGCGGTCGCGGTCGCGACCGAGTACCAGGCCGAGACCGCGACCATCTCCAACGGCGTGGTCGAGTCCAATCACGCCGGGTTCACCGGCACCGGCTTTGTCAACTACGACAACGAGACCGGCAGCTACGTGGAGTTCACGGTCAACGCCGCCACGGCGGGACCGGCCACGCTGATCTTCCGTTACGCCAACGGAACCACGGCCAATCGGCCGCTGAACGTCACGGTGAACGGCCGGGCCGCGGTCAGCGGACTGGCCTTCCCCGGCACGGGCGCCTGGACCACCTGGCGCACCGCCACCGCCTCGGTCACCCTGACCGCCGGGGCCAACAAGATCCGCGGCACCGCGACCACGGCCAACGGCGGCCCGAACCTGGACCGCCTGGACGCGGAGACCGCCAGTGGTGAGCCGGACACCGAACCGCCCACCATCCCGGGGAATCTGCGCTCCACCGCGGTCTCGGCCACCAGCGTCACGCTGGCCTGGAACCCTTCCACCGACAACGTGGGCGTGGCCGGGTACGAGGTCCAGCGGGACGGTGTGACCGCGGGCAACCCGACCGACACCGGCACCACCGTCAGCGGCCTGAGCCCGAACACGAACTACACGTTCTCGGTGCGGGCCAAGGACGCCGCTGGCAACCTGTCCGGCTGGAGCGCGAGCATCCAGGTCAAGACCTCGACGGGCGGCGGCGGTGGCCGCCCGGCCGACATCAACGGGCAGTTGCACGTCTGTGGCGTCAAGCTGTGCAACCAGTACGGCAAGCCGATCCAGTTGCGCGGCATGAGCACGCACGGCATCCAGTGGTACAGCCAGTGCGTGAAGACGGCCTCGCTGGACGCGCTGGCCACCGACTGGGGCGGCGATGTCCTGCGCATCGCCATGTACATCCAGGAGGGCGGCTACGAGACCGACCCGCGCAAGTTCACCGACATGGTGCACGGCTACATCGAGGAGGCCACCAAGCGCGGCATGTACGCCCTGGTCGACTGGCACCAGCTGACCCCTGGCGACCCGAACTACAACCTGGCGCGGGCCAAGACCTTCTTCACCGAGATCGCCCAGCGGCACAAGGACAAGACCAACATCATCTACGACATCGCCAACGAGCCCAACGGCACCGCGTGGGCGAAGATCAAGACCTACGCGGAGCAGATGATCCCGGTGATCCGCGCGCAGGACCCGGACGGCGTGGTCTTCGTGGGCACGCACGGCTGGGGCTCCTTCGGCATCTCCGACGGCCGCGACGAGTCCGACATCATCAACAACCCGATCAACGCCACCAACTTCATGTACACCTTCCACTTCTACGCGGCCTCGCACCACGACGAGTACTTCAACTCGTTGCAGCGGGCCGCCTCCAGGATCCCGATCTTCATCACCGAGTTCGGCACCCAGACCTCCAGCGGTGACGGCGGAAACGACTTCGCCTACTCGCAGAAGTACCTGGACTTCCTGGCGGCCAACAAGATCGGCTGGACGAACTGGAACTTCTCCGACGACAACCGCTCCGGCGCGGTGTTCAAGCCCGGCACCTGCGCAGGCAGCAACTTCACCGGCACCGGCGTGCTGAAGCCGGCCGGGATCTGGATCCGCGATCGCATGCGGACTCCGGACGAGTTCCCGACCGGCTGA